One genomic window of Bradyrhizobium sp. B124 includes the following:
- a CDS encoding XRE family transcriptional regulator — translation MSIIEDGSDEALGRRVRAEREGRGWSLAELAGRAGVSKAMLSKIERAEASPTAATLSRIATAYGLTMAALFEVASHSSRLQRAKDQPVWRDPKAAYLRRQVFLHPANPLELVEVELPAGQEAGFPASAYHLIRQVVWVISGRLTLMEGAERHELAAGDRVELGPPSDIVFRNETAQPCRYLVAIVRR, via the coding sequence ATGTCAATTATAGAAGACGGGTCTGATGAGGCTCTCGGGCGGCGGGTTCGCGCTGAACGGGAGGGCCGCGGCTGGTCGCTGGCGGAACTCGCCGGGCGGGCCGGCGTGTCCAAGGCCATGCTGAGCAAGATCGAGCGGGCGGAGGCCAGCCCGACGGCGGCGACGCTGTCGCGGATTGCCACGGCCTATGGCCTGACCATGGCCGCACTTTTTGAGGTTGCCTCACACAGTTCCCGCCTGCAGCGGGCCAAGGATCAGCCGGTGTGGCGCGATCCGAAGGCGGCCTATCTGCGGCGGCAGGTGTTTCTGCATCCGGCCAATCCGCTGGAGCTGGTGGAGGTCGAGCTGCCTGCCGGGCAGGAAGCCGGTTTTCCCGCCAGCGCCTATCACCTGATCCGTCAGGTGGTCTGGGTCATCAGCGGCCGCCTCACCTTGATGGAAGGGGCGGAGCGCCATGAGCTCGCTGCGGGTGACCGCGTCGAGCTCGGGCCGCCATCGGACATCGTCTTCCGTAACGAAACTGCTCAGCCCTGCCGCTACCTTGTCGCCATCGTGCGGCGCTGA
- a CDS encoding SPW repeat protein, translated as MENWTNAKLCDVANLILGTILFLSPWLFKFDAGMVSTNAHIVGLVMAILAIAALAAFAVWEEWLNLIVGLWAMVSPWVLGFQAMTTATTVHVVIGVAVAVLAAIELWAMSQHPPRLTTHS; from the coding sequence ATGGAGAACTGGACGAACGCAAAGTTGTGCGACGTCGCAAACCTGATCCTCGGCACGATTCTCTTCCTCTCGCCGTGGCTGTTCAAGTTCGACGCCGGAATGGTTTCCACCAACGCCCACATCGTCGGCCTCGTGATGGCGATCCTTGCGATCGCCGCGCTCGCGGCATTCGCGGTCTGGGAGGAGTGGCTGAACCTCATCGTCGGGCTTTGGGCGATGGTCTCGCCCTGGGTCCTCGGGTTCCAGGCAATGACCACCGCGACGACCGTGCACGTGGTGATCGGCGTCGCCGTCGCGGTCCTTGCCGCGATCGAACTCTGGGCGATGTCCCAGCATCCGCCTCGGCTCACAACACACAGCTGA
- a CDS encoding YARHG domain-containing protein encodes MSMIMVSYRRVDQDTAGRIADHLIEKYGEKSVFFDVNSIRTGANFVDRIAKAIVACDIVIAVIGPHWIGKTDDGKPARLEDPADSVRFEIETALKHNKTLLPLLVNGATMPEAAELPESLRFLHFCNAARVDSGQDFRVHMTRLIDTINEVLSEAGRSPLREVSPIKRYWKYGAGLAAAALTLAVWTVGPAFEHTVAKSGGQDDQTTVGRATPPAVPASVTQRAKAHDGFLFPDSDRRFLSEADLKDMSAIELRIARNEIFARHGRFFKDQVLANYFSQFAWYQPAAVEVPLSNLETTNVDTIEAKEHEK; translated from the coding sequence ATGAGCATGATCATGGTTTCGTACCGGCGGGTCGATCAGGACACAGCGGGCCGCATCGCCGACCATCTGATCGAGAAGTACGGTGAGAAATCCGTCTTCTTCGACGTCAACAGCATTCGCACCGGCGCCAACTTCGTCGACCGGATCGCCAAGGCCATCGTCGCCTGCGACATCGTCATCGCGGTGATCGGTCCGCATTGGATCGGCAAGACCGACGATGGGAAACCTGCGCGTCTGGAGGATCCCGCAGATTCCGTGCGCTTCGAGATCGAAACGGCGCTGAAGCACAACAAGACGCTGCTGCCGCTGCTGGTGAACGGCGCAACCATGCCGGAGGCCGCCGAGCTGCCGGAATCGCTTCGCTTCCTGCACTTCTGCAACGCCGCCCGGGTCGACTCGGGTCAGGATTTTCGCGTGCACATGACCCGCCTGATCGATACGATCAACGAGGTCCTGAGTGAGGCCGGGCGATCGCCGCTGCGTGAAGTTTCGCCGATCAAGCGCTACTGGAAGTACGGCGCAGGCCTCGCCGCCGCGGCATTGACGCTGGCCGTCTGGACCGTCGGGCCCGCGTTCGAACATACCGTGGCGAAGTCAGGCGGGCAGGACGATCAGACCACCGTCGGACGCGCGACGCCGCCCGCCGTTCCGGCCTCCGTCACGCAGCGCGCCAAGGCGCATGACGGCTTTCTCTTTCCTGATTCCGATCGACGATTTCTGAGTGAGGCCGATCTCAAGGACATGTCGGCGATCGAGCTGCGGATCGCACGAAACGAGATTTTCGCGCGGCATGGCCGGTTCTTCAAGGATCAGGTGCTCGCGAACTACTTCTCGCAATTCGCCTGGTATCAACCCGCTGCGGTCGAAGTCCCCCTGAGCAACCTCGAGACGACCAACGTCGACACGATCGAGGCGAAGGAGCACGAGAAGTGA
- a CDS encoding TIGR02594 family protein, whose amino-acid sequence MVQLLAYRRSLRVLALALCSLTLAVISAVPASARPHHSRHAHSAHAGHHTRHSAHHHYRHTARLSRAERRAQMQAGGFGEANAAVLPGSAEAASNSDVSATGGFGSSGIVDTARRYLGGNPTGRSSLWCARFMNMVLQQTGHRGTGSDMASSFAKYGQRVSGPQVGAIAVMGRRGGGHVGIITGVDAKGNPIMISGNSSHRVREVPVSRGRIYAYVMPTN is encoded by the coding sequence ATGGTTCAGTTGCTTGCGTATCGCCGGTCGCTTCGAGTTTTGGCGCTGGCTCTGTGTTCGCTCACGCTCGCCGTGATCTCCGCCGTTCCGGCGTCCGCCCGTCCGCACCATTCGCGTCACGCGCATTCGGCTCATGCCGGCCATCACACGCGGCATTCCGCTCATCATCACTACCGGCACACAGCGCGGCTGTCGCGTGCCGAGCGTCGCGCCCAGATGCAGGCGGGCGGCTTTGGCGAGGCCAATGCAGCCGTGTTACCGGGCAGCGCTGAGGCCGCGTCCAACTCCGACGTGAGCGCGACAGGTGGCTTCGGCTCATCCGGCATCGTCGACACGGCGCGCCGCTATCTCGGCGGCAATCCGACCGGCCGCTCCAGCCTGTGGTGCGCGCGCTTCATGAACATGGTGCTGCAGCAGACCGGCCATCGCGGCACCGGCTCCGACATGGCGAGCTCGTTCGCCAAATACGGCCAGCGCGTCTCCGGGCCGCAGGTCGGCGCCATCGCCGTGATGGGCCGCCGTGGCGGCGGTCATGTCGGGATCATCACCGGCGTCGATGCCAAGGGCAATCCGATCATGATCTCGGGCAACAGCAGCCACCGCGTCCGCGAGGTGCCGGTCTCGCGCGGCCGGATCTACGCCTATGTGATGCCGACGAATTGA
- the clpB gene encoding ATP-dependent chaperone ClpB encodes MNIEKYTERSRGFIQSAQSLAMRDGHQQFSPLHLLKVLLDDNEGLAGGLIDRAGGNSRAILKATEEALNKLPKVSGNGAGQVYLSPELARAFDAAEKAADKTGDSYVTVERLLLGLTLEKGSEAASILSKGGVTAQNLNAAIEALRKGRTADSATAENAYDALKKYARDLTQAARDGKLDPVIGRDEEIRRTIQVLSRRTKNNPVLIGEPGVGKTAIVEGLALRILNGDVPESLKDKKLLSLDMGALIAGAKYRGEFEERLKSVLQEVSSAEGGIILFIDEMHTLIGAGKTDGAMDASNLLKPALARGELHCIGATTLDEYRKHVEKDAALARRFQPIYVSEPTVEDTISILRGLKDKYEQHHGVRITDSALVAATTLSNRYITDRFLPDKAIDLMDEAAARLKMQVDSKPEELDSLDRDIIRLKIEQEALKKENDAGSKSRLQTLEKELAGLEERSAALTARWSAEKNKLSNAQKLKSELDALRVELANAQRRGEFQKAGELAYGRIPELERKLADIEAQESSKPNGGEMMEEAVTANHIAQVVSRWTGVPVDKMLEGEKDKLLKMEDALAKRVVGQAEAVRAVATAVRRARAGLQDPNRPTGSFMFLGPTGVGKTELTKALAADLFNDETAMVRLDMSEYMEKHSVSRLIGAPPGYVGYDEGGALTEAVRRRPYQVVLFDEIEKAHPDVFNVLLQVLDDGRLTDGQGRTVDFRNTLIIMTSNLGSEFLVNQPEGEDTAAVRDQVMGVVRAHFRPEFLNRIDEIILFHRLQRNEMGRIVEIQFARLTKLLEDRKIELTLDAKARNWLAEKGWDPAYGARPLKRVIQRSVQDPLAEMILAGEVKDGDRVVISEKGNVLTFNGQVPNTAEIVQFDAPVSKRKLN; translated from the coding sequence ATGAACATTGAGAAGTACACCGAGCGCTCGCGCGGATTCATCCAGTCTGCCCAATCGCTCGCCATGCGCGACGGTCACCAGCAGTTCTCGCCCTTGCATCTGTTGAAGGTGCTGCTGGACGACAATGAGGGGCTCGCCGGCGGTCTGATCGACCGTGCGGGCGGCAATTCCAGAGCGATCCTGAAAGCGACCGAAGAGGCGCTGAACAAGCTGCCGAAGGTTTCGGGCAATGGTGCCGGACAGGTTTACCTGTCGCCGGAGCTGGCGCGCGCCTTCGACGCGGCGGAAAAGGCCGCCGACAAGACCGGCGACAGTTATGTCACCGTCGAGCGGCTGCTGCTCGGGCTCACGCTCGAGAAAGGCAGCGAGGCGGCCTCCATCCTGAGCAAGGGCGGCGTCACGGCGCAGAACCTGAATGCGGCGATCGAAGCGCTGCGCAAGGGCCGCACCGCTGACAGCGCGACCGCCGAGAACGCCTACGACGCGCTGAAGAAATATGCCCGCGACCTGACTCAGGCCGCGCGGGACGGCAAGCTCGACCCGGTGATCGGCCGCGACGAGGAGATCCGCCGCACCATCCAGGTGCTGTCGCGGCGGACGAAGAACAATCCCGTCCTGATCGGTGAGCCCGGTGTCGGCAAGACCGCGATCGTCGAGGGCTTGGCGCTACGCATCCTCAACGGCGACGTGCCGGAGAGCCTGAAGGATAAGAAGCTGCTGTCGCTCGACATGGGCGCCTTGATCGCCGGCGCGAAATATCGCGGCGAGTTCGAGGAGCGGCTGAAGTCCGTCCTGCAGGAGGTCTCGTCCGCCGAGGGCGGCATCATCCTGTTCATCGACGAGATGCACACCCTGATCGGCGCCGGCAAGACCGACGGCGCGATGGACGCGTCCAACCTCCTGAAGCCTGCGCTCGCGCGCGGTGAGCTGCACTGTATCGGTGCGACCACGCTCGACGAGTACCGCAAGCATGTCGAGAAGGATGCCGCGCTGGCCCGCCGGTTCCAGCCGATCTATGTCAGCGAACCGACGGTCGAGGACACCATCTCGATCCTGCGCGGCCTGAAGGACAAGTACGAGCAGCATCACGGCGTACGCATCACCGACTCCGCGTTGGTGGCCGCGACCACGCTGTCGAATCGCTACATCACCGACCGCTTCCTGCCCGACAAGGCCATCGATCTGATGGACGAGGCGGCGGCGCGGCTGAAGATGCAGGTCGATTCCAAGCCTGAAGAGCTCGATTCGCTGGATCGCGACATCATCCGGCTGAAGATCGAGCAGGAGGCGCTGAAGAAGGAGAACGATGCCGGCTCGAAGAGCCGCTTGCAGACCCTGGAGAAGGAGCTCGCCGGGCTCGAGGAGAGATCGGCGGCGCTGACGGCGCGCTGGAGCGCGGAGAAGAACAAGCTCTCCAACGCCCAGAAGCTGAAGAGCGAACTCGATGCGCTCCGCGTCGAGCTTGCCAATGCGCAACGTCGCGGCGAATTCCAGAAGGCGGGCGAGCTGGCCTATGGCCGGATCCCCGAGCTGGAAAGGAAGCTCGCTGATATCGAAGCGCAGGAGAGCAGCAAGCCGAACGGCGGCGAGATGATGGAGGAGGCAGTCACCGCTAACCACATCGCGCAGGTCGTCTCGCGCTGGACCGGCGTGCCGGTCGACAAGATGCTCGAGGGCGAAAAGGACAAGCTCCTGAAAATGGAGGACGCACTTGCCAAGCGCGTCGTCGGCCAGGCCGAAGCGGTGCGTGCGGTGGCAACCGCGGTGCGCCGTGCCCGTGCGGGCCTGCAGGATCCGAACCGGCCGACCGGCTCGTTCATGTTCTTGGGTCCCACCGGCGTCGGCAAGACCGAGCTGACCAAGGCGCTCGCCGCTGACCTGTTCAACGACGAGACCGCGATGGTTCGCCTCGACATGTCCGAATACATGGAGAAGCACTCGGTCTCGCGGCTGATCGGCGCGCCTCCCGGCTATGTCGGCTACGACGAGGGTGGTGCACTGACCGAAGCCGTGCGGCGCCGGCCCTACCAGGTCGTGTTGTTCGACGAGATCGAGAAGGCGCATCCCGACGTCTTCAACGTGTTGTTGCAGGTGCTCGATGACGGCCGCCTGACCGATGGTCAGGGCCGCACCGTCGACTTCCGCAACACGCTGATCATCATGACCTCGAACCTCGGTTCGGAATTCCTGGTGAATCAGCCGGAAGGCGAGGACACCGCGGCGGTCCGCGATCAGGTGATGGGCGTCGTGCGGGCGCATTTCAGGCCGGAATTCCTGAACCGCATCGACGAGATCATCCTGTTCCACCGGCTGCAGCGGAACGAGATGGGCCGCATCGTCGAGATCCAGTTCGCGCGGCTGACCAAGCTGCTCGAGGATCGCAAGATCGAGCTCACGCTCGACGCGAAGGCGCGGAACTGGCTCGCGGAAAAGGGCTGGGATCCGGCTTACGGCGCCCGCCCGCTGAAGCGGGTGATCCAGCGCAGCGTGCAGGACCCGCTGGCCGAGATGATCCTCGCCGGCGAGGTCAAGGACGGCGATCGCGTGGTGATTTCGGAGAAGGGCAACGTGCTGACCTTCAACGGTCAGGTGCCCAACACCGCCGAGATCGTGCAGTTCGATGCCCCGGTCTCGAAGCGCAAGCTGAACTGA
- the metW gene encoding methionine biosynthesis protein MetW: MSMQQTLPLPGVAPERTGGYRTDHLLVADMVRPGSRVLDVGCGDGELLQLLESRGIDGRGIELSREGVNGCVAKGLAVVQGDADTDLVNYPDDAFDYVILSQTLQATRQPKVVLENLLRIGHRAIVSFPNFGFWKMRLQLLIGGHMPRTENLPASWYDTSNIHFCTIKDFVELCEQINVKMERAVALDLYGRPVPLNLPWWVWNMFGEQGVFLLSRGEKGK; this comes from the coding sequence ATGAGCATGCAGCAAACCTTGCCCTTGCCGGGCGTCGCGCCGGAGCGGACCGGCGGCTATCGTACCGATCATCTGCTGGTCGCCGACATGGTGCGGCCGGGTTCGCGCGTGCTCGACGTCGGCTGCGGCGACGGCGAATTGCTGCAGCTGCTGGAGAGCCGCGGCATCGACGGCCGCGGCATCGAGCTGTCGCGCGAGGGCGTCAATGGCTGCGTTGCCAAGGGCCTCGCGGTGGTGCAGGGCGATGCCGACACCGACCTCGTCAACTATCCCGACGATGCGTTCGACTATGTCATCCTGTCGCAGACCTTGCAGGCGACGCGGCAGCCCAAGGTGGTGCTGGAGAATCTGCTGCGGATCGGCCATCGCGCGATCGTCTCGTTCCCGAATTTCGGGTTCTGGAAGATGCGGCTGCAGCTCCTGATCGGTGGCCACATGCCGCGCACCGAGAATCTGCCCGCGAGCTGGTACGACACCTCGAACATCCATTTCTGTACCATCAAGGACTTCGTGGAGCTCTGCGAGCAGATCAATGTCAAGATGGAGCGCGCGGTGGCGCTCGATCTCTACGGCCGCCCGGTGCCGCTCAACCTGCCCTGGTGGGTGTGGAACATGTTCGGCGAGCAGGGCGTGTTCCTGCTCAGCCGGGGTGAGAAAGGGAAATAG
- a CDS encoding MOSC domain-containing protein, translating into MDSTHTSSARITGIYRYPVKGLTPEPLPRAELKVGETLRSDRRYAIENGPSGFDPAAPKWLAKPHFLMLQRDEWLAPLRAHFDDDSHVLTLRRDGAMVAQGDLETEAGRAAIERYFADRHAGQIKGPPKVLVSPGHSFSDVPRKVVSIINLASLRAIEEMVQAPVHPLRFRANLYVEGWPAWHEARLLDQTIAIGSARAKVVKRITRCAAVNVDPDTGARDLSVPNTLMQRFGNNECGIYAEIISDGGAAVGDTIAAEPH; encoded by the coding sequence ATGGACAGCACGCACACCTCTTCCGCCCGGATCACCGGCATCTACCGCTATCCCGTCAAGGGTCTGACGCCCGAGCCCCTGCCCCGCGCCGAGCTCAAGGTCGGCGAGACGCTCCGCTCCGATCGCCGCTACGCGATCGAGAACGGCCCGAGCGGTTTCGATCCCGCGGCGCCGAAGTGGCTGGCGAAGCCGCATTTCCTGATGCTGCAACGGGACGAGTGGCTGGCGCCGCTGCGTGCCCATTTCGACGACGACAGCCACGTGCTGACCTTGCGCCGGGACGGCGCGATGGTGGCGCAGGGCGATCTCGAAACGGAAGCAGGGCGCGCGGCGATCGAGCGCTATTTCGCCGATCGTCACGCCGGCCAGATCAAGGGACCGCCCAAGGTGCTGGTGAGCCCCGGGCACAGTTTTTCCGACGTGCCGCGCAAGGTGGTCTCGATCATCAATCTGGCGAGCCTGCGGGCGATCGAGGAGATGGTGCAGGCGCCGGTCCATCCGCTGCGCTTCCGCGCCAACCTCTATGTCGAGGGCTGGCCGGCCTGGCATGAGGCCAGGCTGCTCGACCAGACCATTGCGATCGGCAGCGCACGGGCAAAAGTTGTGAAGCGGATCACACGTTGTGCAGCGGTCAATGTCGATCCCGATACCGGCGCGCGCGACCTCTCGGTCCCGAACACGCTGATGCAGCGCTTCGGCAACAACGAATGCGGCATCTACGCCGAGATCATCAGCGACGGCGGCGCGGCCGTCGGCGACACGATTGCCGCGGAACCGCACTAG
- a CDS encoding alpha/beta hydrolase: MPHAITKDHVRLHFEEAGSGTPIIFLHEFAADHTNWEPQMRYFSRGHRCIAYSARGYTPSDVPPSADVYTYAHFYTDALAVLDHLGIAKAHFIGLSMGSYSSLQVALNAPERALSMTLAAVGSGSSLENLAAFRAQCRANAEQLESIGSAEVAKVTREAPSRIPFLVKDPRGHADFYAALARHDAKGSANTMRSFQGGRPSIYTMTAAIKRAATPALILCGDEDDNCIAPSMFLKQHLPAAGLSFFPKSGHVLNLEEPALFNEMVERFIALVEAGRWPVRDPRSLVAAPV, translated from the coding sequence ATGCCCCATGCCATCACGAAAGATCATGTCCGCCTGCATTTCGAAGAGGCAGGCAGTGGGACCCCGATCATCTTCCTGCACGAGTTCGCAGCTGACCACACCAACTGGGAACCGCAGATGCGCTACTTCTCGCGCGGTCACCGCTGCATCGCCTATTCCGCGCGCGGCTACACGCCGTCGGACGTGCCGCCGAGCGCCGACGTCTACACCTACGCGCATTTCTACACCGACGCGCTCGCGGTGCTCGACCATCTCGGCATCGCGAAGGCCCATTTCATCGGCCTCTCGATGGGCTCCTATTCGTCGCTGCAGGTCGCGCTCAACGCACCGGAGCGTGCGCTGTCGATGACGCTGGCCGCGGTCGGCTCGGGCTCCAGCCTCGAGAATCTCGCTGCCTTCCGCGCGCAGTGCCGCGCCAATGCCGAGCAGCTCGAGTCCATCGGCTCCGCCGAAGTCGCCAAGGTGACCCGCGAGGCACCGAGCCGGATTCCGTTCCTGGTCAAGGACCCGCGCGGCCACGCCGATTTCTACGCCGCGCTCGCGCGCCACGACGCCAAGGGCTCAGCCAACACGATGCGCAGCTTCCAGGGCGGCAGGCCCTCGATCTACACCATGACCGCGGCCATCAAGCGCGCAGCGACGCCGGCGCTGATCCTGTGCGGCGACGAGGACGACAATTGCATCGCGCCGAGCATGTTCCTGAAGCAGCATCTGCCGGCCGCCGGCCTTTCCTTCTTCCCGAAGTCCGGCCATGTGCTCAACCTCGAGGAGCCGGCGCTGTTCAACGAGATGGTCGAACGCTTCATCGCACTAGTCGAGGCCGGCCGCTGGCCGGTGCGCGATCCGCGGTCGCTGGTGGCGGCGCCGGTGTGA
- a CDS encoding M23 family metallopeptidase: MSQRASRGSGIGRETGMIDLGHEPPLSVDGTEAAVIDRRRVSVQWFSGTILTGLCGAALIGGAVFASLDGEMTFAKVPERVEGALRGAFTGNDRVVSLHKGDRLPPPSESSASRSLVRVSTVTRVGNRDVMRVRPFIRISGNLSMTTSDLSSKIPAFNAQRLLTDVGSDTPAAAEDPNAADAAEPDAEVSFVTKDLGSVLPKAKLAAVVALDDVLMRVRDAANWRGSGGSVRYASLANAAADATGAGPDIRMAYATEGNTSDPYAGFETRVVPENVTLLPKTKEQVTGGNPVGERVHLVKKGDSITSILRDQGATPDEAKAIAATLGPRGRDGGLKEGQKVRILMAPSAPGARLQPYRVIVANDSVVEAVAALSDIGRYVAVDVQSMNTTTDTADNSSDDEEDDGSGVRLYQSIYETALRNKVPPTVIDDMVKIYSYDVDFQRKVQPGDSFDVFYAGEDEGVTSTEKTEVLYAALTVGGETKKYYRFQSSDDGVVDYYDETGKSAKKFLVRKPVNNAIMRSGFGGRRHPILGYVKMHTGVDWATAYGTPIFASGNGMLEKVGYEGGYGKYIRIKHSNGYETAYGHMSAFAKGMEIGKKVRQGQVIGFVGSTGQSTGPHVHYEILVNGRFVDPMRVKLPRGRSLEGPMLAGFEKERDRIEAQMSSRGSSRIVSDATGSAPMTRSISNR; the protein is encoded by the coding sequence TTGAGCCAACGGGCGTCACGCGGAAGCGGCATTGGGCGCGAGACCGGGATGATCGATCTCGGTCACGAACCGCCGCTTTCAGTCGACGGCACCGAGGCTGCGGTGATCGATCGCCGCCGTGTCTCCGTACAATGGTTCAGCGGCACCATTCTGACTGGACTATGTGGCGCGGCCCTGATCGGCGGCGCCGTTTTTGCGTCGCTCGATGGCGAGATGACGTTTGCCAAGGTGCCGGAGCGCGTCGAAGGCGCGCTGCGCGGCGCCTTCACCGGCAATGATCGCGTCGTCAGCCTGCACAAGGGCGACCGCCTGCCGCCGCCGAGCGAATCCTCCGCCTCCCGCAGCCTGGTGCGCGTGTCGACCGTGACCCGCGTCGGCAATCGCGACGTGATGCGGGTGCGGCCCTTCATCCGGATTTCCGGCAATCTCTCGATGACCACGAGCGATCTGTCGTCCAAGATTCCAGCGTTCAACGCGCAGCGTCTGTTAACCGACGTCGGCTCCGACACGCCGGCGGCGGCCGAGGATCCGAATGCGGCCGACGCCGCCGAGCCCGACGCCGAGGTCTCGTTCGTCACCAAGGATCTCGGATCCGTGCTGCCGAAGGCCAAGCTCGCCGCCGTTGTCGCACTCGACGACGTGCTGATGCGGGTCCGCGACGCCGCCAACTGGCGCGGCTCCGGCGGTTCGGTGCGCTACGCGTCACTCGCCAATGCCGCGGCCGATGCCACCGGCGCCGGCCCCGATATCAGGATGGCCTACGCCACCGAGGGCAACACCTCCGACCCCTATGCAGGCTTCGAGACCCGCGTGGTGCCGGAGAACGTCACCCTGCTGCCGAAGACCAAGGAGCAGGTCACCGGCGGCAATCCGGTCGGTGAACGGGTTCACCTCGTCAAGAAGGGCGACAGCATCACCTCGATCCTGCGCGATCAGGGCGCAACGCCCGACGAGGCCAAGGCGATTGCGGCAACGCTCGGCCCGCGCGGCCGCGACGGCGGCCTGAAGGAAGGCCAGAAGGTGCGAATCCTGATGGCGCCGTCAGCACCGGGCGCCCGGCTGCAACCCTATCGGGTGATCGTCGCCAACGACTCCGTCGTCGAAGCCGTCGCCGCACTGTCCGATATCGGCAGATACGTTGCCGTCGACGTGCAGAGCATGAACACCACGACCGATACCGCCGACAATTCCAGCGACGATGAAGAGGATGATGGCAGCGGCGTGCGGCTCTATCAGAGCATTTACGAGACCGCCCTGCGCAACAAGGTGCCGCCGACCGTCATCGACGACATGGTCAAGATCTACTCCTATGACGTCGATTTCCAGCGCAAGGTCCAACCCGGCGACTCGTTCGACGTGTTCTATGCCGGCGAGGACGAGGGCGTCACCAGCACCGAAAAGACCGAAGTGCTCTACGCCGCGCTGACTGTCGGCGGCGAAACCAAGAAATACTACCGCTTCCAGAGCTCCGACGACGGCGTCGTCGACTACTATGACGAGACCGGCAAGAGCGCGAAGAAGTTCCTGGTCCGCAAGCCGGTCAACAACGCGATCATGCGTTCGGGCTTCGGCGGCCGCCGCCATCCGATCCTCGGCTACGTGAAGATGCACACCGGCGTCGACTGGGCCACCGCCTACGGCACGCCGATCTTCGCCTCCGGCAACGGCATGCTCGAGAAGGTCGGGTACGAGGGCGGTTACGGCAAATATATCCGCATCAAGCACTCCAATGGCTACGAGACGGCCTACGGCCATATGTCGGCCTTCGCCAAGGGCATGGAGATCGGCAAGAAGGTGCGGCAGGGCCAGGTGATCGGCTTTGTCGGCTCGACCGGCCAGTCGACCGGCCCGCACGTCCACTACGAAATCCTGGTCAACGGTCGATTCGTCGACCCGATGCGCGTGAAGCTGCCGCGCGGCCGGTCACTCGAAGGCCCGATGCTGGCGGGCTTCGAGAAGGAGCGCGACCGGATCGAAGCCCAGATGTCCAGCCGCGGCAGCTCGCGCATCGTTTCGGATGCCACCGGCAGCGCGCCGATGACGCGGTCCATCAGCAACCGCTGA
- a CDS encoding N-acetyltransferase family protein: MMIRPATEQDIPAITAIFNEAVANSNAIWTEKQDSDAERLAWMKARLALGYPVLVAAEGPVVLGYGTFGDFRAFPGYRYSVEHSVYIHADHRGRGLGRVIVDALVAAATALGKHVMIAGIDGGNPASLRLHAQAGFVEVARMPEVGRKFGRWLDLVFMQRVLDAAGAARPD, from the coding sequence ATGATGATCCGCCCCGCCACCGAGCAGGATATTCCTGCGATCACCGCGATCTTCAACGAGGCGGTCGCCAACTCGAACGCGATCTGGACCGAGAAGCAGGATTCCGACGCCGAGCGGCTGGCCTGGATGAAGGCCCGGCTGGCACTGGGCTACCCGGTGCTGGTCGCGGCCGAAGGGCCGGTGGTGCTCGGGTACGGCACGTTCGGCGATTTCCGGGCCTTCCCGGGTTACCGCTACAGCGTCGAGCACAGCGTCTATATCCACGCCGATCATCGCGGCCGCGGCCTTGGCCGCGTCATCGTCGACGCGCTCGTGGCCGCCGCGACGGCGCTGGGCAAGCACGTCATGATCGCCGGCATCGACGGCGGCAATCCCGCCTCGCTGCGGCTGCACGCGCAGGCCGGCTTTGTCGAGGTCGCGCGGATGCCGGAGGTCGGACGCAAGTTCGGCCGCTGGCTCGACCTCGTCTTCATGCAGCGCGTGCTGGATGCCGCAGGCGCGGCGCGGCCCGACTAG